From Papilio machaon chromosome 2, ilPapMach1.1, whole genome shotgun sequence, the proteins below share one genomic window:
- the LOC106708961 gene encoding negative elongation factor D, with the protein MPSQYEEERVWEGSNHNQYEEEGGDDVIDNPEEVLQECLEKFKTPDYIMEPGIFGQLKRYFQAGGNPEQVIEQLSINYNGVAQMANLLAEWLILGGVKVTEVQAMVENHLKDMILKTFDPKKADTIFTEEGETPAWLTEMIEHPTWRSLIYRLAEEYPDCLMLNFTIKLISDAGFQGEITSISTAAQQIEVFSRVLKSSIVGFLQSSDDWQNSVNECAKMVCHGAQTYVYSQVIVHILSQEPRGGAIMKRLGQEITRCAQQSGHDVTPITLALTPGESWRGARTALAAMLSRDALNPADISVLFRAYTQPEPPPVHLLRIPQFLELLVDSLFKSGSKLNPEHKSKYMYLLAYATSVCEGVTPGRPIKEELKATVQAIEKIHTVCSSSASSSELIAELPTLYHCIRFPVVGMGVLVWVECVVTEPSYFKLCTEHCPVHLALLDEVASCHQLLHHRLLRLLIQLFESPQDELEILVQLELKKMLLDRMVNLLSRGCVVPVLRYIKQCWQRGDTDISLIRYFITEVLDAIAPPYTQEFVQLVLPMVENEEITGTMRAEGENDPVSEFIVHCKAHYVVT; encoded by the exons ATGCCTAGTCAGTATGAGGAGGAACGTGTTTGGGAGGGATCAAACCACAATCAGTACGaa GAAGAGGGTGGAGATGATGTTATTGACAATCCGGAAGAAGTGCTGCAAGAATGTTTGGAAAAGTTTAAAACACCCGACTATATCATGGAACCCGGCATATTTGGCCAGCTAAAACGATACTTTCAAGCTGGTGGAAATCCAGAGCAAGTTATTGAacaattatcaataaattataatggtGTAGCACAAATGGCAAATTTGTTAGCTGAATGGCTTATTCTTGGAG gTGTCAAAGTGACGGAAGTGCAAGCCATGGTGGAAAATCACCTTAAGGATATGATTTTAAAGACATTTGATCCTAAAAAAGCTGACACAATTTTCACGGAAGAAGGTGAA ACACCAGCATGGTTAACAGAAATGATTGAACATCCAACATGGAGATCCTTGATATACAGACTGGCTGAAGAATATCCTGACTGTCTCATGTTGAATTTCACTATtaag CTTATATCAGATGCTGGTTTCCAAGGAGAAATCACCAGCATATCAACTGCTGCACAGCAAATAGAGGTGTTTTCAAGAGTTCTCAAATCATCTATTGTGGGATTTCTTCAGAGTTCTGATGACTGGCAGAATAGTGTAAATGAATGTGCC aaaatgGTTTGCCATGGAGCTCAAACATATGTTTACAGTCAAGTTATTGTCCACATTTTATCACAAGAGCCAAGAGGTGGGGCAATTATGAAGAGACTGGGACAAGAAATTACTCGCTGTGCACAACAAAg TGGTCATGATGTAACTCCGATCACGCTAGCGCTGACACCAGGCGAGTCGTGGCGAGGCGCGCGCACGGCACTCGCCGCCATGTTGTCGCGTGATGCACTAAACCCGGCCGACATATCGGTACTATTCCGTGCCTACACACAACCTGAACCGCCACCGGTGCATTTGTTAAGGATACCACAGTTTCTAG AACTTCTTGTGGACTCCTTGTTTAAATCAGGTTCCAAATTAAATCCTGAGCATAAATCAAAGTATATGTATTTACTGGCATATGCCACTAGTGTTTGTGAAGGAGTGACTCCGGGCAGACCTATTAAAGAGGAATTGAAAGCCACAGTACAAGCAATTGAAAAGATACACACAGTCTGTAGCAGTTCTGCTAGCTCAAGTGAACTTATTGCAGAACTACCTACACTGTATCATTGTATCAG atttCCAGTTGTTGGGATGGGTGTTCTGGTGTGGGTAGAATGTGTTGTGACAGAACCATCGTACTTCAAGCTGTGCACAGAACATTGTCCTGTACACTTGGCATTACTAGATGAAGTTGCTTCCTGCCATCAATTACTACATCACAGGCTATTGAGATTGCTAATACAACTTTTTGAATCCCCACAAGATGAACTGGAAATTCTAGTACAG TTGGAATTGAAGAAAATGCTTCTCGACCGAATGGTTAACTTACTGAGCCGCGGCTGTGTAGTGCCCGTGCTCCGCTACATCAAACAGTGTTGGCAGCGCGGCGATACTGATATATCACTCATAAGATATTTCATTACAGAg GTGCTCGATGCAATAGCACCGCCTTATACTCAAGAATTTGTTCAATTAGTTCTTCCCATGGTCGAAAATGAGGAAATCACTGGAACTATGCGAGCAGAGGGTGAAAATGACCCTGTGTCAGAGTTCATAG ttcacTGTAAGGCGCATTATGTAGTAACATAA
- the LOC106708977 gene encoding nuclear speckle splicing regulatory protein 1 → MDSNKKYGLILSEKSKKIKQPTFQATRNVFGNDTDSDDEPKKKLVLLRPSDNINRQSKISQEKAINEDPTVYQYDEIYDSMISKKEEKKEKSKEQKKPKYIENLMKAANKRKIENERRLERQIQKEREKEGDEFADKEVFVTSAYKQKLEELRKEEEKEKYEEYLESIGDVTKQKDLGGFYRHLYEQKLGTDKPENKDQKIQSSEEAEVEKSEKASNIDKTQLSKKRNYRKRKSSDHKNMSEGEIDDSDDEINRCNLEEIRKSKKSKQVDANIDADSDFSIDDDSSDEENDKSKKDDEEKPLNKKDTIKQDTSSEQEVKPVKSDEKNEQVKNTLDVPVVKKIDIWKKRTVGEVFEQALKRYYERKANRGF, encoded by the exons ATGGatagtaataaaaa ATATGGTCTCATTTTATcagaaaaatctaaaaaaattaaacaacctACCTTTCAGGCTACTCGTAATGTTTTTGGTAATGACACAGATTCTGACGATGAACCTAAGAAAAAACTAGTTCTTCTAAGACCGAGTGATAACATTAATAGACag AGTAAAATATCACAAGAAAAGGCTATAAATGAGGATCCTACTGTGTACCAGTATGATGAAATATATGACTCTATGATAAGTAAAAAGGAggagaaaaaagaaaagagtaaagaacaaaagaaaccaaaatatatagaaaatttgATGAAAGCTGCAAACAAGAGAAAGATTGAAAATGAACGGCGATTAGAGAGACaa ATACAAAAAGAAAGAGAAAAAGAGGGAGATGAGTTTGCAGATAAGGAAGTTTTTGTGACTTCTGCTTATAAACAGAAATTAGAAGAATTGAGAAAGGAGGaagaaaaagagaaatatGAAGAATATTTGGAGAGTATTGGAGATGtaactaaacaaaaagatCTAG gtGGTTTCTATCGGCATTTGTATGAACAAAAATTAGGAACTGATAAACCAGAGAATAAAGATCAAAAGATACAAAGTAGTGAAGAGGCTGAAGTTGAAAAATCTGAAAAGGCCAGCAATATTGATAAAAcacaattaagtaaaaaaaggaattacagaaaaagaaaGTCATCAGATCACAAAAATATGTCTGAAGGTGAAATTGATGATTCTGACGACGAAATTAATAGATGTAATCTAGAAGAAATTAGAAAGTCAAAGAAATCTAAACAAGTTGATGCAAATATTGATGCAGATTCAGACTTTTCTATTGATGATGATTCAAGTGATGAAGAAaatgataaaagtaaaaaagatgATGAAGAAAAAcctctaaataaaaaagacactATTAAACAAGATACCTCTTCAGAACAGGAAGTAAAACCTGTAAAGAGTGATGAGAAGAATGAACAAGTTAAGAATACACTTGATGTACCGGTTGTTAAGAAAATCGATATATGGAAAAAGCGTACTGTTGGAGAAGTGTTTGAACAAGCTCTCAAAAGATATTATGAAAGAAAAGCTAATAGGGGATTTTAG